From one Musa acuminata AAA Group cultivar baxijiao chromosome BXJ2-6, Cavendish_Baxijiao_AAA, whole genome shotgun sequence genomic stretch:
- the LOC135614676 gene encoding GDP-Man:Man(3)GlcNAc(2)-PP-Dol alpha-1,2-mannosyltransferase-like — translation MSLWAFLLSTLTSSLLSLLVFSVAAAVISGRRGRRRAAGFFHPYTIDGGGGERVLWCAVKAVQEENPDLDCAVFTGDDASPQSLSARALDRFGVKLLRPPQVVRLYRRKWIEEHTYPHFTMIGQSLGSVYLSWEALRKFTPQFYFDTSGYAFTYPLARIFGCKVICYTHYPTISSDMVSRVLQQSSMYNNDALIASSMLLSRCKVVYYTLFSWLYGLVGSSAHLAMVNSSWTRSHIESLWKIPRRIKRVYPPCDTSSLQLLPLERPVRSPVIISVAQFRPEKAHGLQLEAFALAVRRLDQDLPRPKLLFVGSCRNKQDEERLQKLKHRSKELSIDDYVEFHRDVMYRDLVQLLGGAVAGLHSMIDEHFGISIVEYMAAGVIPIAHNSAGPKMDIVLNEGGHRTGFLASSKEEYAEAILKVLKMPEPERLAIAAAARKRAQRFSEQKFFEDFEAAVQPILAPKASS, via the exons ATGTCGCTTTGGGCATTCCTGTTGTCGACCTTAACCTCTTCCCTTCTGTCCCTATTGGTCTTCTCCGTCGCCGCAGCGGTGATCTCGGGACGACGGGGGAGGCGGAGGGCGGCGGGTTTCTTCCATCCCTACACCATTGACGGCGGCGGCGGGGAGAGGGTCCTGTGGTGCGCCGTCAAGGCCGTGCAGGAGGAGAATCCCGATCTCGACTGCGCCGTCTTCACTGGTGACGACGCCTCCCCTCAGAGCCTGTCCGCCCGCGCCCTCGATCGGTTCGGTGTCAAGCTGCTTCGCCCCCCTCAG GTTGTCCGTTTGTATAGAAGGAAGTGGATTGAAGAACACACATATCCTCATTTTACTATGATTGGACAAAGTCTTGGTTCAGTGTATCTTTCATGGGAAGCTCTCCGCAAATTCACGCCTCAGTTCTATTTTGATACTAGTGGCTATGCTTTTACATACCCGCTTGCTCGGATTTTTGGGTGTAAAGTTATTTGCTATACTCATTATCCAACCATCAGTTCGGATATGGTTTCTCGTGTTCTCCAGCAAAGCTCAATGTATAATAATGATGCTCTAATTGCCAGCAG CATGCTGCTATCCCGGTGTAAGGTTGTGTACTATACATTATTCAGTTGGTTGTATGGGTTGGTGGGATCTTCTGCACATCTTGCAATGGTGAACTCCTCATGGACCAGATCACATATAGAGAGTCTGTGGAAGATTCCTCGACGCATTAAGAGAGTATACCCTCCCTGTGATACTTCATCTCTTCAG TTGCTTCCACTGGAAAGGCCAGTTAGAAGTCCTGTGATTATATCCGTTGCCCAATTTCGCCCGGAGAAG GCCCATGGCCTTCAGCTGGAGGCATTTGCACTTGCTGTTAGAAGACTGGACCAGGACTTGCCTAGACCAAAGCTCCTATTTGTGGGTAGTTGTCGAAATAAGCAGGATGAAGAAAGATTGCAGAAGCTCAAACACAGATCCAAGGAACTAAGTATTGATGACTATGTGGAGTTCCACAGGGATGTTATGTATAG GGACCTAGTCCAGCTTCTGGGAGGTGCTGTTGCAGGACTCCACTCCATGATAGATGAGCATTTTGGAATTAGCATTGTAGAGTACATGGCAGCCGGTGTGATACCGATTG CCCATAATTCAGCAGGTCCCAAGATGGATATAGTGTTAAATGAAGGCGGACATCGAACAGGTTTTCTAGCTTCAAGCAAAGAGGAATACGCTGAAGCTATTCTCAAGGTACTTAAGATGCCAGAGCCAGAAAGGCTTGCAATAGCCGCAGCTGCTAGAAAGCGAGCTCAAAGGTTCTCAGAGCAAAAGTTCTTCGAGGACTTTGAGGCTGCAGTTCAGCCTATCCTAGCACCCAAAGCTTCTTCATGA
- the LOC135614678 gene encoding GDP-Man:Man(3)GlcNAc(2)-PP-Dol alpha-1,2-mannosyltransferase-like, whose product MALWAILLSTLTSSLLSLLVFSAAAAVISGRRGRRRAAGFFHPYTIDGGGGERVLWCAVKAVQEENPDLDCAVFTGDDASPQSLSARALDRFGVKLLRPPQVVRLYRRKWIEEHTYPHFTMIGQSLGSVYLSWEALRKFTPQFYFDTSGYAFTYPLARIFGCKVICYTHYPTISSDMVSRVLQQSSMYNNDALIASSMLLSRCKVVYYTLFSWLYGLVGSSAHLAMVNSSWTRSHIESLWKIPRRIKRVYPPCDTSSLQLLPLERPVRSPVIISVAQFRPEKAHGLQLEAFSLAVRRLDQDLPRPKLLFVGSCRNKQDEERLQKLKHRSKELSIDDYVEFHRDVMYRDLVQLLGGAVAGLHSMIDEHFGISIVEYMAAGVIPIAHNSAGPKMDIVLNEGGHRTGFLASSKEEYAEAILKVLKMPEPERLAIAAAARKRAQRFSEQKFFEDFEAAVQPILAPKAS is encoded by the exons ATGGCGCTTTGGGCAATCCTGTTGTCTACCTTAACCTCTTCCCTTCTGTCCCTATTGGTCTTCTCCGCCGCCGCAGCGGTGATCTCGGGACGACGGGGGAGGCGGAGGGCGGCGGGTTTCTTCCATCCCTACACCATTGACGGCGGCGGCGGGGAGAGGGTCCTGTGGTGCGCCGTCAAGGCCGTGCAGGAGGAGAACCCCGATCTCGACTGCGCCGTCTTCACTGGTGACGACGCCTCCCCTCAGAGCCTGTCCGCCCGCGCCCTCGATCGGTTCGGTGTCAAGCTGCTTCGCCCCCCTCAG GTTGTCCGTTTGTATAGAAGGAAGTGGATTGAAGAACACACATATCCTCATTTTACTATGATTGGACAAAGTCTTGGTTCAGTGTATCTTTCATGGGAAGCTCTCCGCAAATTCACGCCTCAGTTCTATTTTGATACTAGTGGCTATGCTTTTACATACCCGCTTGCTCGGATTTTTGGGTGTAAAGTTATTTGCTATACTCATTATCCAACCATCAGTTCGGATATGGTTTCTCGTGTTCTCCAGCAAAGCTCAATGTATAATAATGATGCTCTAATTGCCAGCAG CATGCTGCTATCCCGGTGTAAGGTTGTGTACTATACATTATTCAGTTGGTTGTATGGGTTGGTGGGATCTTCTGCACATCTTGCAATGGTGAACTCCTCATGGACCAGATCACATATAGAGAGTCTGTGGAAAATTCCTCGACGCATTAAGAGAGTATACCCTCCCTGTGATACTTCATCTCTTCAG TTGCTTCCACTGGAAAGGCCAGTTAGAAGTCCTGTGATTATATCCGTTGCCCAATTTCGCCCGGAGAAG GCCCATGGCCTTCAGCTGGAGGCATTTTCACTTGCTGTTAGAAGACTGGACCAGGACTTGCCTAGACCAAAGCTCCTATTTGTGGGTAGTTGTCGAAATAAGCAGGATGAAGAAAGATTGCAGAAGCTCAAACACAGATCCAAGGAACTAAGTATTGATGACTATGTGGAGTTCCACAGGGATGTTATGTATAG GGACCTAGTCCAGCTTCTGGGAGGTGCTGTTGCAGGACTCCACTCCATGATAGATGAGCATTTTGGAATTAGCATTGTAGAGTACATGGCAGCCGGTGTGATACCAATTG CCCATAATTCAGCAGGTCCCAAGATGGATATAGTGTTAAATGAAGGCGGACATCGAACAGGTTTTCTAGCTTCAAGCAAAGAGGAATACGCTGAAGCTATTCTCAAGGTACTTAAGATGCCAGAGCCAGAAAGGCTTGCAATAGCCGCAGCTGCTAGAAAGCGAGCTCAAAGGTTCTCAGAGCAAAAGTTCTTTGAGGACTTTGAGGCTGCAGTTCAGCCTATCCTAGCACCCAAAGCTTCATGA
- the LOC135613473 gene encoding cyclin-A3-1-like: MADKENCAPRLTRAAAKRAASAQVPSPPAQPPAKRKRVALSELPTLSNVVTLATADPSTPPPSKLKSKPRKKVEESDDRELARVEVATSSDGGSDIDDPQMCAHYASDIYQYLRSMEVEAKRRPLAKYMETVQSDVTANMRSILVDWLVEVAEEYKLVSDTLHLTISYIDRFLSFNAINRQRLQLLGVSSMLIASKYEEISPPNVEDFCYITDNTYTKQEVVKMESDILKFLKFEMGNPTIKTFLRRFIQAGQEDGKYSNLQFEFLGSYLAELSLLDYGCVQFLPSVIAASAVFVARFTLDPKSNPWNKRLKECTGYNVSDLKECIHAILDLQLNKKASTLLSIRDKYKQHRFKCVPSLVPPTEIPAIYFNDPKL; encoded by the exons ATGGCGGATAAGGAGAACTGCGCCCCTCGCCTCACCCGCGCGGCCGCCAAAAGGGCCGCCTCCGCTCAAGTCCCCAGTCCCCCCGCCCAGCCGCCGGCCAAGAGGAAGCGCGTGGCCCTCAGCGAGCTCCCCACCCTCTCCAATGTCGTCACCCTCGCCACGGCGGACCCCTCCACCCCTCCCCCTTCTAAGCTTAAATCGAAGCCCAGGAAGAAGGTGGAGGAGTCGGATGACCGGGAACTTGCTCGGGTTGAAGTTGCTACCTCGTCGGATGGTGGCTCCGACATTGATGATCCGCAGATGTGTGCGCATTATGCGTCTGATATCTATCAGTACCTCAGATCAATGGAG GTGGAGGCAAAGCGGAGGCCTTTGGCGAAGTACATGGAGACGGTTCAGAGCGATGTCACCGCCAATATGAGGAGCATTCTTGTGGATTGGCTGGTCGAGGTGGCGGAGGAATACAAGCTGGTCTCTGATACCCTACACCTCACCATCTCGTACATTGATCGGTTCCTTTCGTTCAATGCGATCAACAGGCAACGACTGCAGCTCCTGGGGGTGTCCTCCATGCTCATTGCTTC GAAATATGAAGAGATTAGCCCACCTAATGTGGAAGATTTCTGTTATATCACGGATAATACGTACACAAAGCAAGAG GTGGTGAAAATGGAGAGTGACATCCTAAAGTTTCTGAAGTTTGAGATGGGCAATCCCACCATCAAGACTTTCCTGAG GCGATTCATACAGGCAGGTCAAGAAGATGGCAAA TACTCAAATCTGCAATTTGAGTTCTTGGGAAGCTACCTTGCGGAGTTGAGTTTGCTGGACTATGGCTGTGTTCAGTTCTTGCCATCAGTAATTGCAGCTTCTGCTGTTTTTGTTGCTAGATTCACACTTGATCCCAAAAGCAATCCTTGG AACAAAAGATTGAAAGAGTGTACTGGTTATAATGTGTCTGATCTGAAGGAGTGCATTCATGCCATACTTGACTTACAGTTGAACAAAAAGGCATCCACCTTGTTGTCTATCAGAGATAAATACAAGCAGCACAGG TTCAAGTGTGTGCCATCCTTGGTTCCTCCCACTGAGATTCCTGCAATCTACTTCAATGATCCCAAGTTGTAG
- the LOC135614682 gene encoding peamaclein-like — translation MKPLYSILALLLVLFASSCLQVTMAGSAFCESKCKVRCSKASVRDRCLKYCGLCCEQCRCVPSGTYGHKDECPCYRDKYTGSGKRRRPKCP, via the exons ATGAAGCCCCTCTACTCCATCTTAGCTCTTCTCCTCGTCCTCTTCGCCTCTTCCTGCCTCCAAGTCACCATGGCAGGCTCAG CGTTCTGCGAGTCCAAGTGCAAGGTGAGGTGCTCCAAGGCGAGCGTTCGGGACCGGTGCCTCAAGTACTGCGGGCTGTGCTGCGAGCAGTGCCGGTGCGTGCCATCGGGAACGTACGGACACAAAGATGAGTGCCCCTGTTACAGGGACAAGTACACAGGCAGTGGGAAGAGGAGGCGACCCAAGTGTCCTTGA